One window of the Camelina sativa cultivar DH55 chromosome 1, Cs, whole genome shotgun sequence genome contains the following:
- the LOC104778674 gene encoding EPIDERMAL PATTERNING FACTOR-like protein 3, translated as MRMREIGKCLVLILAVMMIQIVSWVGAASRPIASSHVSFYPEIRSPQAAEHNSNRPLLKPSEDREIEEIEKGRRIGSKPPSCEKKCYGCEPCEAIQVPTVSSIPHLSPHYANYQPEGWRCHCAP; from the exons atgcgAATGAGAGAAATAGGAAAGTGTCTTGTGCTTATACTGGCCGTGATGATGATACAAATAGTGAGCTGGGTTGGTGCAGCAAGCAGGCCTATTGCTTCCAGTCACGTTTCTTTTTATCCAG AGATAAGAAGCCCACAAGCTGCAGAACACAACTCAAATAGGCCCTTATTGAAGCCGAGTGAGGACAGAGAGatagaagaaatagagaaaggAAGAAGGATAGGATCAAAGCCACCAAGTTGTGAGAAGAAATGCTACGGATGTGAGCCATGTGAAGCCATCCAAGTCCCAACCGTTTCTTCAATTCCTCACCTCTCTCCTCATTATGCTAATTACCAGCCGGAGGGTTGGAGATGCCATTGTGCCCCTTAA